In Lutra lutra chromosome 13, mLutLut1.2, whole genome shotgun sequence, one genomic interval encodes:
- the LOC125083813 gene encoding ragulator complex protein LAMTOR5-like, with protein MEATLEQHLEDTMKNPSIVGVLCTDSQGLNLGCRGTLSDEHAGVISVLAQQAAKLTSDPTDIPVVCLESDNGNIMIQKHDGIMVAVHKMAS; from the coding sequence ATGGAGGCCACCTTGGAGCAGCACTTGGAGGATACAATGAAGAATCCATCCATTGTTGGAGTCCTGTGCACAGATTCACAAGGACTTAATCTGGGCTGCCGTGGGACCCTGTCAGATGAGCATGCCGGGGTGATATCCGTTCTAGCCCAGCAAGCAGCTAAGCTGACCTCAGACCCCACTGATATTCCTGTGGTGTGTCTAGAATCAGATAATGGGAACATCATGATCCAGAAACACGACGGCATCATGGTGGCGGTGCACAAGATGGCCTCCTGA